Proteins from a genomic interval of Papaver somniferum cultivar HN1 chromosome 4, ASM357369v1, whole genome shotgun sequence:
- the LOC113273247 gene encoding DNA polymerase I B, mitochondrial-like encodes MIAEREPYTHFGKIFFEHPNFVVSEGRLVSRRSGSLVNEEKEGAHRCFDGQSEMKFGDIPFCRSSDYGDSTCIFTGAAESKKLRVVKVINFGLDSAAKDEGVQSSFGRTYLGDDIGTQKASISLLATSDNGSSGGVSTADEATYTRPIKNGDKAISTAELRESLSRIYDEVLVCKIDVKKDTPVDHGEVTCFCIYSGEGADFGKGKSCIWVDVLDGGGRDIMIEFSPFFEDPSIKKVWHNYSFDSHVIDNYGLKNSGFHADTMHLARLWDSSRGSEDGYSLESLTSDPRVMNENSKICGSRKKKVGIISGINQGKISFKIIFGKGKLKKDGSEGKVIVTSPVEKLQRKERMLWICYSSLGSISTLKLFESLKKKLQAMEWILDGRAKGNMYNFYEEFWRPYGELLVKMETEGMLVNREALADMEKLAIVHQQVAIDKFRQWASKMCPGVLHMNVGSDSQLRHLFFGGMRNSKDDTQTLEEEKEYKVLKL; translated from the exons ATGATTGCTGAAAGAGAACCTTACACTCATTTTG GCAAGATTTTCTTCGAACACCCAAATTTTGTGGTTTCTGAAGGAAGGCTTGTTTCAAGAAGATCAGGAAGTTTAGTAAATGAAGAAAAGGAAGGAGCTCATAGATGCTTTGATGGACAATCAGAAATGAAATTTGGGGACATTCCATTTTGTAGATCCAGTGATTACGGTGATTCCACATGTATTTTCACTGGAGCTGCTGAATCAAAGAAATTAAGAGTCGTAAAAGTAATCAATTTTGGGCTTGATAGTGCTGCCAAAGATGAAGGTGTACAAAGCTCTTTCGGGAGGACATACTTGGGTGATGATATAGGAACTCAAAAAGCTTCTATTTCATTACTGGCTACAAGTGACAATGGATCATCTGGCGGTGTCAGTACGGCAGATGAAGCTACTTACACTCGTCCAATAAAAAATGGAGATAAAGCTATTAGTACGGCAGAGTTGCGAGAGAGTCTTAGTCGAATATATGATGAAGTTCTT GTATGCAAGATTGACGTAAAGAAAGACACACCTGTAGATCATGGAGAGGTAACATGCTTTTGTATCTATTCCGGAGAAGGAGCGGATTTTGGTAAAGGGAAGTCTTGTATCTGGGTGGATGTCCTGGATGGAGGCGGTAGGGATattatgattgaattttctccttTCTTTGAAGACCCGTCAATTAAGAAG GTCTGGCACAACTATAGCTTTGATAGTCACGTCATAGACAACTACGGGCTTAAAAATTCTGGATTTCATGCTGATACCATGCATTTGGCAAGGCTTTGGGATTCTTCCAGAGGGTCAGAGGATGGATATTCTCTTGAATCACTTACAAGTGACCCAAGAGTCATGAATGAAAACAGTAAAATATGCGGGAGCAGGAAAAAGAAAGTAGGGATCATTTCTGggatcaatcaaggaaaaatatcaTTTAAGATCATTTTTGGTAAGGGAAAGTTAAAGAAAGATGGATCCGAGGGTAAAGTTATTGTAACTAGTCCTGTTGAAAAGCTTCAACGGAAAGAAAGGATGCTGTGGATCTGTTATTCTTCCCTGGGTTCAATAAGCACCCTGAAGCTTTTTGAAAGTTTGAAAAAAAAGTTACAGGCAATGGAGTGGATTCTAGATGGGCGTGCCAAAGGAAATATGTACAATTTCTACGAGGAGTTCTGGAGACCATATGGCGAGCTTTTAGTGAAAATGGAAACTGAAGGAATGCTTGTAAATCGAGAAGCTCTTGCAGACATGGAGAAGTTGGCCATTGTGCACCAGCAAGTTGCTATAGATAAATTCCGCCAATGGGCATCTAAGATGTGTCCTGGTGTTCTACACATGAATGTAGGAAGTGATTCCCAACTGCGGCACCTATTTTTCGGTGGAATGAGAAACAG TAAGGATGACACACAAACTCTTGAGGAGGAGAAGGAATATAAAGTACTTAAACTTTGA
- the LOC113271485 gene encoding putative pentatricopeptide repeat-containing protein At3g49142, which yields MMHKQTLQRALHNLAEQLNPNSLIHPILNSSTCISLIRQCKTIKSLKSLHASMIRSHLHLNLFFSTNLITQYSSLGSISHSYSIFSSTQTSDVFLWNVMIRCFVESSSYDRAVRLYCRMKEYGIRPDNYTFPFVVKACGHLQDVKLFRVVHGDVIEFGYEYDVFVGNSLITVYGKCGLVELSRQVFDRMFDRSLVSWSAIIGAYAQNGFYKEGFSVFRMMLSERIKPNRVAVLNVIPCVSSEADADEISRIIVDSRLDSEQSIQNAEMLMYSKCGRLDIARRIFEKIPDKDLVTWSSMIEAYAQADKPIEALDLFKRLKLQKIQYDYVTVLSVIRACSSLGSLRQAQFIHGFITRCSFQNELVLETALIDLYVKCGSLEYARKVFERMQKQNLISWSTIISGYGMHGRGREALDVFNQMKETEKPDHITFVSVLSACGHAGLIAEGWSCFDSMTKDFGLTPTSEHYACMVDLLGRAGQLNEAREFINNMPIKPESGVWGALLGACRIHSNVELAEFAAKSLFELDPENPGRYVLLSNIYKSTGKREEADRIRAVMKRKGVKKAAGHTIIEVKNKMYKFVVGDKTNPQTELIQKELEILMERIRREGYVPDTNFLLHDVEEEMKEKMLYLHSEKLAIVFGILNSSPESVIRIKRNLRVCGDCHTATKFISKVT from the coding sequence ATGATGCATAAACAGACACTCCAACGTGCTTTGCACAATCTTGCTGAACAACTAAATCCAAATAGCTTAATCCATCCCATCCTTAATTCATCAACATGCATTTCACTCATCAGACAATGCAAGACCATCAAATCACTGAAATCCCTTCATGCTTCCATGATTCGTTCTCACCTTCACCTCAACCTCTTCTTCTCTACCAACCTCATTACTCAGTACTCTTCTTTAGGTTCCATTTCTCACTCATATTCAATCTTCTCGTCTACGCAAACGTCCGATGTTTTCCTCTGGAACGTTATGATCCGATGCTTCGTGGAAAGTTCTAGTTATGATCGTGCAGTTCGTCTTTATTGTCGCATGAAAGAATATGGTATCAGACCTGATAACTACACATTCCCTTTTGTTGTTAAGGCGTGTGGACATCTCCAAGACGTTAAGTTATTTCGAGTGGTGCATGGAGATGTTATCGAGTTCGGGTATGAATATGATGTGTTCGTGGGTAATTCTCTTATAACAGTGTATGGGAAATGCGGGCTAGTTGAGCTTTCCAGACAAGTGTTTGATAGAATGTTTGACAGAAGTTTAGTTTCCTGGAGTGCGATAATTGGTGCTTATGCACAGAATGGATTTTACAAGGAAGGATTTTCTGTGTTTCGGATGATGTTAAGTGAGAGAATTAAACCGAATAGAGTTGCAGTATTGAATGTAATTCCGTGTGTCAGTAGTGAGGCTGATGCAGATGAAATTTCTCGAATTATAGTAGATTCTAGACTTGATTCGGAACAGTCGATTCAAAATGCTGAAATGTTAATGTACTCTAAATGTGGGAGACTAGACATTGCTAGAAGAATTTTCGAAAAGATACCTGACAAGGATTTAGTAACTTGGAGTTCTATGATTGAAGCTTATGCTCAAGCTGATAAGCCAATCGAAGCATTGGATCTTTTCAAACGGTTGAAGCTGCAGAAGATACAATACGATTATGTTACTGTCCTAAGCGTGATTCGAGCATGTTCAAGTTTAGGTTCACTCCGACAAGCTCAGTTCATTCACGGGTTTATCACTAGATGCTCGTTCCAAAATGAGCTAGTATTAGAAACTGCGCTAATTGATCTTTATGTGAAATGCGGGAGCTTGGAATATGCACGAAAAGTTTTTGAGAGAATGCAGAAACAGAATTTAATATCATGGAGCACCATTATCTCAGGTTATGGCATGCATGGCCGAGGAAGAGAAGCACTAGATGTATTTAATCAGATGAAGGAAACCGAGAAACCCGACCATATCACATTTGTTTCTGTCCTATCGGCTTGTGGTCATGCTGGATTGATAGCTGAAGGTTGGAGTTGCTTCGATTCAATGACCAAGGATTTTGGGTTGACACCGACGTCTGAACATTATGCTTGTATGGTTGATCTCTTGGGTCGAGCTGGACAGTTAAATGAAGCTCGAGAGTTCATCAATAATATGCCAATCAAACCAGAGTCTGGCGTTTGGGGTGCGCTGTTGGGTGCATGTAGAATTCATTCCAATGTTGAGCTTGCTGAATTTGCTGCAAAATCTCTTTTTGAATTGGATCCAGAAAACCCAGGTCGATATGTTTTGTTATCTAACATTTATAAATCTACGGGGAAGAGAGAAGAAGCGGATCGAATTAGAGCTGTAATGAAAAGGAAGGGTGTGAAAAAGGCTGCAGGTCACACCATTATTGAAGTCAAGAATAAAATGTACAAGTTTGTGGTTGGGGACAAAACAAACCCCCAAACAGAACTGATACAAAAAGAGTTAGAGATACTAATGGAAAGGATTCGCAGAGAAGGTTATGTACCAGATACGAACTTCCTATTACATGATGTTGAAGAAGAGATGAAGGAGAAGATGTTGTATTTGCATAGCGAAAAGCTAGCAATTGTGTTTGGAATTCTGAATTCAAGTCcagaaagtgtaataagaatcAAGAGGAATCTTCGGGTTTGTGGGGATTGTCATACTGCAACCAAGTTCATATCTAAGGTTACATGA